The DNA sequence GTCATGACATACTCTCCTTCCCGGGCCGTGTCCTAGACTCGGCAGCAAGTTAGACGCGGCCATCCCGGGGCGACAGAGGCCACGCCCGAGCCAACCCTCCCCACGGTGCGAAACCGTCCGCAACCCGGCCTCGTACGGGCCGCCGATTCTTCAACAGACAACGGGAGGGGCGGGGATGAAGAGGAGACACGTGGGATACATGCTCGGACTGATGGTTGCGCTGGCGGGCCCCGGCGCGGAGATCCGGGCCCAGGAACAGGGATCCGCGCCATCGTCGGGCGGCGCGCCGGTCGTACCCGGATGCTGTGACAGCGAGGACGTGCCGATTCTCCCGGCGACTCGGGTCGCCGATGCGGACGTCACGGTGGACGGCGCCATGGAGGAAGCCGCGTGGGCAGCGGCCGCCGTGGCAACCCGGTTCACCCAGTTCGAGCCCGACGAAGGCCAACCCGCGACGCAGCGCACGGAGGCGCGCGTCCTCTACGGAGCCACTGCGCTGTTCGTGTTCATGCGTGCGCACGACACCAGTCCCGGCGAGATCGCGAGCCAATTGACGCGGCGCGATCAACAGTCGTATTCGGATCTGCTGGGCGTGGTCATCGACTCCTACTTCGACCGCCGCACGGCCTTCCAGTTCGTGGTGAACCCCGCCGGCGTGAAGCAGGACGTCTACAGGTTCGACGACACCGGTGAGGACGCCGGATGGGACGCGGTCTGGGACGTCGCGACCGCGCGCGACGATGCGGGATGGAGCGCAGAGTTCCGCATCCCCTACTCGCAACTGCGCTTCCGGGACCGGGAGGAACAGACCTGGGGCATCAACTTCATGCGCCACCTCGCGCGCCGGGAGGAACTCTCGGCGTGGGCGCCCACCACCCGCGCCGACGGCGGCATCGTGTCGCGCTTCGGGGAGTTGCGCGGGCTGCAAGACCTGGATCCACCCCGGCGGCTGGAGGTCCTTCCGTACTCGCTGGCCAGCCTCAGGCGCGCCCCCGGAGACGAGGCCAACCCGTTCTATCGACCGAACGACGCGCTGGGATCGGTCGGCGCCGACCTCAAGTACGGGGTGACTTCCGACATCACCCTCGACGTGACCATCAACCCGGACTTCGGGCAGGTTGAAGCAGACCCCGCCCAAGTGAACCTGACCGCGTTCGAGACGTTTTTCCCGGAGCGTCGGCCCTTCTTCGTCGAGGGCGCGGGCATCTTCAATTTCGGCATCGCGCTGGGAGACGGGGACCAGGCCAACGAGTCGCTGTTCTACTCGCGCAGGATCGGGCGCGCGCCCCAGGGATGGGCCGATCCGCAGGGGGGATACGCGGACGCCGACGACCAGACCACGATCCTGGGCGCCTGGAAGCTCTCCGGCAAAACGGCGGGCGGATGGTCGATCGGGGCGTTGCACGCCATGACCTCCGAAGAGCGCGCCGATATCGCGCCGGGGACGGGCAGTTCGTTCCAGCAGCCTGTAGAGCCGTTCTCCAACCATGGGGTCCTGAGGCTGCAGAAGGACTTCGCGGAGGGCCGTTCGGCCGTGGGATTCATTGGCACCACCGTGAATCGCAACGCGGGAGTCGCCGAGGAGTTGCGGCTGAGGTCCGCGGCCTACACCGGCGGCGTCGACTTCAGGCACCGCTTCGGGGGCGACGCCTGGCAGCTCGAAGGGCACGTCCTCGGCTCTCACGTGCGGGGTTCGCCGGACGCCATCGCCCGAACGCAGCGTTCGCCGGCCCGGTATTTCCAGCGTCCCGATGCGGGACATGTGAACTATGACGCCGAGCGCACCAGCCTGGCGGGAGGCGCGGCCAACTTCGGCATCATGAAGTTCGCCGGAAGCCCCTGGCGCGTCGGCACCGGATTCCAGACGCGTACGCCCGGCTTCGAGGTCAACGACATGGGCTACCAGCGCGACGCGGACTATCTCGTGCACTGGGTGTGGGGCGGATATCACAATTCCACGCCCCAGGGCCCCTTCCGCAACTGGTTCGTCAACCTCAACGCCTGGAACGTCTGGAACTACGATCGGGATCGTGCCGGGACCGGAGGCAACGTCAACGTTAATTTCCAGCTCCGGAACTTCTGGCACGGTTACGCGGGCGTAAACCAGGAGCTGGGGGCCTGGTCCGCCGGCATGCTGCGGGGCGGGCCGCTCGTCCGAACCGAAGGGCAGACCAACTTTTGGGGGGGATTCGGCAGCGACGCCCGCAAGCCAGTCCGGATCAACGTCAACTCCTGGGGCAACGTTCGCCCCGAGAGCGATTCGTGGTCCTTCGGCGTTGCGCCCACGCTACGCGTGCGGCCATCGGGCAGAGCCACCTTCAACCTCGGCGTCATGGTGAGCCGCAACCTCGACGACCGCCAGTGGGTCCGGCGTATCAATACCGACGCTCCCAACTACCTCTTCGGGCGCATCAACCAGACCACCGTGGGGCTGACCGCCCGCATGGACTACGCCTTCACGCCCAACCTCTCGCTGCAGGTGTACGCCCAGCCCTTCGTGGGGTCCGGGAGCTACAGCGAGTTCAAGCGTGTGGCCGACCCGCGCGCGGAGCGCTACGCCGACAGGTTCGAAGCCGTGGAGGTGCTCCCCGAGGACAGCCGCTATCTGGCCGAACTGGGCGGGAGCCCGGTGTCGTTCGGGAATCCCGATTTCAGCTTCAGGCAGTTCCGGTCCAATACGGTGCTCAGGTGGGAGTACTCGCCGGGGTCCGTGCTCTACCTCGTCTGGTCGCAGGGCCGCAATCACAGCGCCGGCACCGGGCAGTTCGACTTCGACTCGGACCTCGGTGAACTCTTCGGCGTCATGCCGGACAACATCTTCATGGTTAAGCTCAGTTACTGGCTGTCGCGGTAGCGGGGCGGCCACGAAGCAGGTGGACTCGCGGCCGCGGTACCGGGCGGCCCGGCGGGGAGGTCGGCGTTGGGCCTCCATCGGGAACTCGAGCAGGATCCGGCGGGCATGTTCTCACGGAAGACGAAGCGGGAACGGTTCGCCGACCGGCGGGCCAGGATGGTTGCGAGGCAGTTGCGGCGCAGGAACATCCGGGACGAGGACGTGCTCGCGGCCATGGGCGAGGTTCCGCGCGAGCACTTCCTGCCCCGGGAGCAACGCGCGGCGGCCTACCAGGACCGCGCCCTTCCGTTGACGGGTGGGCAGACGATGTCGCAGCCCTACATGGTGGCCGCGATGACCGAGGCTCTGGAGCTGTCGCCCGGGCAGCGCGTACTGGAAGTCGGGACCGGCAGCGGCTATCAGACCGCGATTCTCGCGCGTCTCGCCGCGGAGGTCTTTACCATCGAGCGCCTGCCCGGGATGGCCGCAGGGGCGCGCGGGCTCCTGCGGGACGCAGGATGCGACAATGTGCACGTGCGCGTCGGCGACGGCACGCTGGGCTGGCCGGAAAAGGCACCCTTCGACGCGATCCTGGTCACGGCCGCGGCGCCGGCCGCCCCGCGCTCCCTGGAAGAACAACTCCGCCCGGACGGCGGGTGCATGGTCATTCCGGTCGGGTCGCGTCGGATTCAGCAACTGGTGCGCATCCGGCGAACGCCCGCCGGGACGACCACGGAACGGCTGATGGAGTGCGCGTTCGTGCCCCTGATGGGAGCGGAGGGCTGGTAGCGCGGGCGCAGGGGGGCGCGAGCTCGGAGCGCCGGGGTC is a window from the Gammaproteobacteria bacterium genome containing:
- a CDS encoding DUF5916 domain-containing protein, encoding MKRRHVGYMLGLMVALAGPGAEIRAQEQGSAPSSGGAPVVPGCCDSEDVPILPATRVADADVTVDGAMEEAAWAAAAVATRFTQFEPDEGQPATQRTEARVLYGATALFVFMRAHDTSPGEIASQLTRRDQQSYSDLLGVVIDSYFDRRTAFQFVVNPAGVKQDVYRFDDTGEDAGWDAVWDVATARDDAGWSAEFRIPYSQLRFRDREEQTWGINFMRHLARREELSAWAPTTRADGGIVSRFGELRGLQDLDPPRRLEVLPYSLASLRRAPGDEANPFYRPNDALGSVGADLKYGVTSDITLDVTINPDFGQVEADPAQVNLTAFETFFPERRPFFVEGAGIFNFGIALGDGDQANESLFYSRRIGRAPQGWADPQGGYADADDQTTILGAWKLSGKTAGGWSIGALHAMTSEERADIAPGTGSSFQQPVEPFSNHGVLRLQKDFAEGRSAVGFIGTTVNRNAGVAEELRLRSAAYTGGVDFRHRFGGDAWQLEGHVLGSHVRGSPDAIARTQRSPARYFQRPDAGHVNYDAERTSLAGGAANFGIMKFAGSPWRVGTGFQTRTPGFEVNDMGYQRDADYLVHWVWGGYHNSTPQGPFRNWFVNLNAWNVWNYDRDRAGTGGNVNVNFQLRNFWHGYAGVNQELGAWSAGMLRGGPLVRTEGQTNFWGGFGSDARKPVRINVNSWGNVRPESDSWSFGVAPTLRVRPSGRATFNLGVMVSRNLDDRQWVRRINTDAPNYLFGRINQTTVGLTARMDYAFTPNLSLQVYAQPFVGSGSYSEFKRVADPRAERYADRFEAVEVLPEDSRYLAELGGSPVSFGNPDFSFRQFRSNTVLRWEYSPGSVLYLVWSQGRNHSAGTGQFDFDSDLGELFGVMPDNIFMVKLSYWLSR
- a CDS encoding protein-L-isoaspartate(D-aspartate) O-methyltransferase, whose protein sequence is MGLHRELEQDPAGMFSRKTKRERFADRRARMVARQLRRRNIRDEDVLAAMGEVPREHFLPREQRAAAYQDRALPLTGGQTMSQPYMVAAMTEALELSPGQRVLEVGTGSGYQTAILARLAAEVFTIERLPGMAAGARGLLRDAGCDNVHVRVGDGTLGWPEKAPFDAILVTAAAPAAPRSLEEQLRPDGGCMVIPVGSRRIQQLVRIRRTPAGTTTERLMECAFVPLMGAEGW